CCCCGAACTCTACAAACAGCTCGAAGATGTCGGCCTCACCGGCTATCAAACCGGTGTCGATAATTTCCGCAACATTCTCATCGACCCGCTTGATGGCTTGGCTATGGACAACATTATCTCCTGCCGTAGTATTTTGGAAGGGATTCAATCGATCTTTTTGAAAAATCCCGACTGGATCACCACCCTTCCCCGAAAATTCAACATCGGGATCAACGGCTCGCTTTCCAACCGATGCAATATCTTCGGTCAGGACTTTGCCCTTTCTCTCGCGCAAAAAGACGGGATTTACGGATTTAACCTCTATCTTGGCGGCCGTGTCGGATCGTTGGCTCACAACGCCGATATGTTTGTTTTGCCCGATGAAGCAGTCAAGGTTTTCGAAGCGGTGGCAACCCTATTTAAAACCTACGGTTTCCGCGACAACCGCAACAAAAACCGCCTCAAATTTCTGATCGAAGCGGTCGGAATGGATGAGTTCAGAAAAGCGATCGAAGAGCAGCTCGGACACACGATGCCAACAGCGGGAGAGTCTCTATCGGCATTGGAGGGGGGCGATCATTACGGGAAAATAGCTCTCAAAGATGGATCATTCGCCCTCTATTCGGCAGTACCGTCCGGTGTATTCAGCGGTACCGACCTTCGGCACGCAGCTGAAATCGCCCAAACTCAAAACGGCTCAATCCGTCTTACCATTGAGCAAAACCTGATTATCACCGGAATTCGTGATGAAGAGAGCGCCCTTCAATCACCGCTCTTTGTCAAATACCCGAACCGTCCCTCTCCGTATATGGCAAACCTCATCGCCTGTGCCGGAAGCGAACATTGTCCGTTCGGTGTTATACCCGGTAAACCCGATGCCATTACCATGAGCGAATATCTTTCCCATACCGTTCCGATGGAAGATGCCAAGATACGCCTCTACTGGTCGGCCTGTGTCAAAGGATGCGGTGTTCACGGAGCAGGAGATTTGGGATTCGTCGGATGCAAAGTCGCTAAAGGCGGTAAAACGGTGCTGGGAGTCGATATCTTTATCGGCGGAACCCTCAGCGGTGAAGGAGGAGAGGGACATCTTCTGCTCAAAGGGGTCGTCTTGGATGAGGCAAAAGAGTACGTTGCCGAATTCATGCGCGAGTATCGTGATTTAAAAATGCAAAAAGAGAGTCTGGAATATTTCATCCGCCGTTTGCAAAGCCGATACAGCAACTATGCTATCGGATTTCTAATGCGATGGAATCGTCATATGGAGCAAAATTCTCTCGAAGCGCAGCTGCATTTTAATCTTAAAACACACGGCGGAAATCATAAAGAGAGCGATGAAATCTACGGTTTCGGTTTGGCACTGGTTCATTCGATTACGAAAATAAAAGCCTATGACGTTGAAGATCCGTTTGTTGAAGGGAAAAAACCGTATCACTTCGATACCAAATCCATGGATATACTCTATCGTCCCTACAAAGAGATTATTGAAAAAATGGTCCATCCCAACCCGATGCTCCGGTATCAAGTTTTTACAGAGATCGTAAACGATATCGAGAAAACACTCCATGAAAGCGAATAACACCACCTCAACCGGTTGCCCGTTTTGTGGAACGGGATGCGCACTATCGATAGAGTGCGGCGAAAACGGATTCAAAGTCAAAGGGGATAAAACCAACCCCTCTACCCAAGGGGATTTGTGCTTCAAACCGATTCAGATGGCAAAAGCACTCGATGCCCATCGCTTGAGCGCCCCGCTCTATCGTGCGGATAAATCAAAACCGTTCCAGGAAATATCGTGGGATGAAGCGATCGCTCTTCTTGCACACAACATCTCTTCTCTCCCAAAAGATGCCCTCTACTTTTACCTCTCAGGACAACTGCTAACCGAAGAGAGCTATCTCTTTACCAAACTCATAAAAGGGTATCTGGGAACCAACAACGTCGATGCGAATTCCCGCCTTTGCATGGCAACCGCCGTCGTCGCCCATAAAATGGCATTCGGCAGTGACGGCCCAGTAGGAAATTACGCCGATATCGACGATGCCGATGCCATTATCATCAGCGGCTCCAACCCCGCATGGGCACATCCGGTCATCTTCCGTCGGATTCTGGCACGTAAAAAAGCCCATCCGGAGACAAAAATCATTGTCATCGATCCGATCTATACCGAGACAGCCGAAAAAAGCGATCTGTGGATGGGACTCTCCGGCGGAAGCGATACGACGCTTTATAACGCCCTCTTAGCCGAGCTCTATCGACGCGGTGCCTGCGATACCGCCTTTATCGATCGTGCAACCGAAGGATTCGAGCAAACCCTTAATGCCGCTATAGAAATCCCTTTTGCGGAATCCGTCGCTTCCTGCGGACTCCCTTTAAACGATGTTGAAACGCTTGTTGAACTCTTTGCATCCGATAAAAAAATACTCGGGTTATGGTGTCAAGGGCTCAATCAAGCACAAGACGGCGTCATGCGCAATCTCGGGTTTATCAACCTTTTTTTAGCCACAGGACGTTTAAATGTCCAAAAAGGGCTCCCTCTTTCACTTACGGGCCAACCCAATGCGATGGGGGGACGGGAAGTCGGGTATCTCTCGAACGCCCTTCCGGGATACCGCGATGTCCGCAACAGCGATGACAGAGCAACATGCGAAGTGTATTGGAACCTTCCTCCGGATACGATTTCCCCTACTCCCGGTATCACCGTTACCGATGCGATCGATGCCATGTCAGCCAATCAAATCCGATTTTTGTGGGTCGCCTGTACCAATCCGCTTCTCACCCTTCCCGACGTGAAAAAAACAGAGAAGGCATTCAGTAATCCTGAGCTTTTTTTGGTCGTCCAGGACTGTGTCCTCAGTGAAACGGCATTGCTTGCCAATCTCGTCCTGCCGACACTTTCATGGGGAGAAAAAGAGGGGAGTATGACCAACTCGGAGCGTTTTATCAAGCGTGTGCGCCCTTTTAAATCCGGACCTGCCGGTGCCAAAAGCGACAGCGAAATAATTTGCGGCTTAGCACAAAAACTGGGATTTCTTGGCTTCGACTACACCGGGGCAGAAGCGATCTATAACGAATATAAAGCCCTTACAAAAAATCGTTTTTGCGATCAAAGCAGCCAAGAATACGATTCTCTCTCCTATCAATGGGGAGGCGAACGCCTCTATGCGAATGAACATTTCGCCACACCGACGTTCAAGGCGCAATTTCATCCGATTATCTCATCTGCCTCGCATCCGGATAAAAATCAATTTGTATTGATTACCGGCCGAACCAAAAAACAGTGGCATACGATGACCCGTACCGGACACGTTGCGGAGCTTATGAAAGAAGAAGAGCACCCCTATCTTGTGATGAACTCGAATGAAGCGGAAGAGAGAGGTATATACGAAGGAGACAGTGTTGTTATTACAAACCAATTAGGTTCTCTGGAACTTCCCGTCCGTTTCGGAAAACTGGCACCGAATCATCTGTTTGCCCCGTTCGGTTATCCCGAAACTCCAATAAACACTTTGGTTCCCGTCACAAACGACCCTTTTTCATTCCAAAGCGCCTTAAAATCAGCACATGTGAGGGTAACTCGAAAGCCGATTAACTGTCATTAAACCGCCATCCGCTATAATTTGCGTATGAATAATGAACACTTAACCTTCCATATCGATCCGACTCCTACCCTGCCGACACGTCAGTGCCGATTTTTTGCACGGATGTTAGGATATGCACTGAGTTATGGAAACTATATTATTGCGGGGATTGTATGGTGGCAAAGCGATTGGTTTATCG
The window above is part of the Sulfuricurvum sp. genome. Proteins encoded here:
- a CDS encoding ferredoxin--nitrite reductase; protein product: MTSLMQANEARSAKRHKTESLKDTFNAAQAWERVLGYSKNGYASINDDDKDFILKSFGLFDRPATPERFMLRVRIAGGALSVEQAMAVAHVAKTFGQDYIDLTTRQQIELRYLRIEDIPELYKQLEDVGLTGYQTGVDNFRNILIDPLDGLAMDNIISCRSILEGIQSIFLKNPDWITTLPRKFNIGINGSLSNRCNIFGQDFALSLAQKDGIYGFNLYLGGRVGSLAHNADMFVLPDEAVKVFEAVATLFKTYGFRDNRNKNRLKFLIEAVGMDEFRKAIEEQLGHTMPTAGESLSALEGGDHYGKIALKDGSFALYSAVPSGVFSGTDLRHAAEIAQTQNGSIRLTIEQNLIITGIRDEESALQSPLFVKYPNRPSPYMANLIACAGSEHCPFGVIPGKPDAITMSEYLSHTVPMEDAKIRLYWSACVKGCGVHGAGDLGFVGCKVAKGGKTVLGVDIFIGGTLSGEGGEGHLLLKGVVLDEAKEYVAEFMREYRDLKMQKESLEYFIRRLQSRYSNYAIGFLMRWNRHMEQNSLEAQLHFNLKTHGGNHKESDEIYGFGLALVHSITKIKAYDVEDPFVEGKKPYHFDTKSMDILYRPYKEIIEKMVHPNPMLRYQVFTEIVNDIEKTLHESE
- a CDS encoding molybdopterin-dependent oxidoreductase — protein: MKANNTTSTGCPFCGTGCALSIECGENGFKVKGDKTNPSTQGDLCFKPIQMAKALDAHRLSAPLYRADKSKPFQEISWDEAIALLAHNISSLPKDALYFYLSGQLLTEESYLFTKLIKGYLGTNNVDANSRLCMATAVVAHKMAFGSDGPVGNYADIDDADAIIISGSNPAWAHPVIFRRILARKKAHPETKIIVIDPIYTETAEKSDLWMGLSGGSDTTLYNALLAELYRRGACDTAFIDRATEGFEQTLNAAIEIPFAESVASCGLPLNDVETLVELFASDKKILGLWCQGLNQAQDGVMRNLGFINLFLATGRLNVQKGLPLSLTGQPNAMGGREVGYLSNALPGYRDVRNSDDRATCEVYWNLPPDTISPTPGITVTDAIDAMSANQIRFLWVACTNPLLTLPDVKKTEKAFSNPELFLVVQDCVLSETALLANLVLPTLSWGEKEGSMTNSERFIKRVRPFKSGPAGAKSDSEIICGLAQKLGFLGFDYTGAEAIYNEYKALTKNRFCDQSSQEYDSLSYQWGGERLYANEHFATPTFKAQFHPIISSASHPDKNQFVLITGRTKKQWHTMTRTGHVAELMKEEEHPYLVMNSNEAEERGIYEGDSVVITNQLGSLELPVRFGKLAPNHLFAPFGYPETPINTLVPVTNDPFSFQSALKSAHVRVTRKPINCH